In one Juglans regia cultivar Chandler chromosome 11, Walnut 2.0, whole genome shotgun sequence genomic region, the following are encoded:
- the LOC118349859 gene encoding uncharacterized protein LOC118349859, giving the protein MVTKTEQQPIQENMKRDPLRNSGRDNKDALWCTYCKKPWHTKQNCWKLNGKPPSKEWGYQGGSQRNPNQAYFTMTQPTNQQHQENSQNLVELNKEEIEKFRGLLGSLEKPTGACSLSLSGLGFGEEDWTC; this is encoded by the exons ATGGTGACTAAAACAGAACAACAACCAATACAAGAGAACATGAAGAGAGATCCATTGAGAAACTCGGGACGAGATAACAAAGATGCCCTCTGGTGCACTTATTGCAAGAAACCATGGCATACTAAACAAAATTGTTGGAAGCTGAATGGTAAACCACCAAGCAAAGAATGGGGTTATCAAGGAGGATCGCAGAGgaatccaaaccaggcctactTCACCATGACTCAACCCACAAATCAGCAACATCAAGAAAATTCCCAAAATCTGGTTGAGCTCAATAAGGAAGAGATTGAGAAATTTAGGGGACTTTTGGGATCATTGGAGAAGCCTACTGGTGCATGTTCTCTTTCACTCTCAG GACTAGGATTCGGGGAAGAGGATTGGACTTGCTAG